The region GGCCCGAGTTTGTCGCGCTGAAAGCTGCACTCGAAGGATATGTGGCTGCGATCAATGCTCCGGTTGACGAAACTTCGAAAGAAAAAATTCGTACCGTGATTGCACAACTCGCTGCCGCAGCCAGGAATGCCGAGGATAATCCGACCTCTGCGAATGCGGCAGCTCTGCGAGTAGCCATCAAGAGCGTGAAAGAAACTGTGCCTGGTGGTGGTGCCGCCTTGCTGGCTGTCGTTCAGAAAAACTTCCTGAACTACAACCTGAGGCTGGTGGCCAGCGAGACGTTCCTTTCGAAGCTGATGTCCGATGCACGGACCGAATCGGGCGGTGTCCGCGACTTTATTCTCGGAGCGAACGTCGGTGGTTACCAGACGACATCGACCGTGGTGGGTGTCAACCTGAAGCCCTCGCCGAACTCTGTGCGATTCGATCTGACACTCAACGGAACTGTGCAGTCGAATACCACGGGTGTCACCAGTGAAGCCACAGTGAACACCTATGGTTACCACACCTTCTACGCCACGAAAGACGTCAACTTTGATGGTGAAAAGTTCACCACAGCACCCGCGTTAATCAGCGTTCGCCCGAACAACACGACGACAGGGATCTCCACTCGTTACAGTGGTTCGTTACTGTTTGGTAACTATGCTGACCGAGTTGCTGCGGGTGAAGTGGCTTCCCGCCGTCCACAGGCCGAAGCCATTGCTGCCCAGCGTGTGCGTGAACGTGTGCTGCCTCGCTTCAATCAGGAAGCCGACGTCGCCATGAAGGACGCTGGTGCGAAGTTGGAAAACGAACTGTTCGCCGGCCTCAAGAAAGTCAACCTCTTCCCGGATGCCAAAGTCTATCAGACCAGCGAAACCGATTTGAAGCTTTCGAGTCGTTTGATGACAGCGGAAGAGATTGGCGGGAATGTTCCTCCTCCGAACTTCCTGACGGCCACCACAGGTGCCACCATTCTACTGCATGAATCGCTGCTCAATAACTCGATTGACCGAATGGGCTTTGCCGGAAAGACCTTTACGGAAGAAGAGTTCCGCAAGGAGATTCAGACGTTTTTGAGCACAGCTCTAGGTCGCGAGATTGTATTGAAGGATCGCCCACGAGCCGAAGGCGAAATGCCCAGCAAGAATTCGTTTGTCTTCGCCAAGGAAGACCCCATCCGCTTTAAGGCCGCTTCAGGTGGTTTAACTCTCACCTTGAGGACCGGTTTCAAATCGGATGACCGGGAAGACATCCCTGTTTCTGAGATCACAGTGCCACTCAATTTCACGGTGGCGGGTCCGGAAATCACCGTCACTCGCGGGACTATTGCCGTGGCTGATGTGGAAGGCGATCTGGGGATTGCTACGAAGGGTGTGATTCGCAAGAAGATTCAGGACGCTTTGCCAGATCGCACTGTGGAAAGCAAGTTCAAGATTGATGGCCCCAAAAAGACCGTCTTTGCAAACGTCACCAAGCTGGCTGTGGTCGATGGCTGGGTGATCGTCGATGTGCAGTAAAGATGGTTGTTGAGCCTGGCTGATTGCCGGGATCATCGCGTGTTCTATCGAGAGGCAGCCTGTCACAGGCTGCCTCTCTTTTTATTCCTGCACTGGGTTTGATCCAGTGAGATCGTTTTCAGTAATACGGATTGCAATAATCAATTGCGCTCTTTGGTATAGGGTGGCTGGGGTTGAGCGTCTTCGCGAACCCCCAGGTCGTGCCGAAAATTGCTGGGGGTTCGAAGACTCAACCCCAGCCACCCGCCGCAATCAGCGATGAGTGTCAAAAACAGGGCGTTGAGGCATGCTTGCCCAGAGCTGCAAGCAGGGCACTTGAAGCGAGATTGTTTCAATGAAAGCGTATGAGTTGTCTGTCAGTGGTGAGCTCAACCAAAAACAAAAAGCCCGTCTCTCATGAGACAGGCTTTAGAAATTCGCGTGTGTGGTCGGTTGAATGCTGAGGATTCAAACCCGAATTCATTGCAGGACTAGGAGCTCATCACTCGCTGCAGCTTGGCACGGCGATCTGCACGACGACGTGTGCGACGCTTGGTTTCGCTGGGCTTTTCGTAGAATTCGCGGCGGCGCATTTCCTTCTTGATACCAGCATGCTCAACCAGTTTACGGAATCGCTTGACAGCATCATTGATCGACTCATTTTCGCGCAACCGCAGCTTTACCACGAAAAAACTCCTTCATTCTGTGTCTGCATCGGAATGGCCCTGTATGGGTGAAACCATCGGAAAAGCCCGCTAGGCTGCCACTTTGTAGCAAGTAAATGTAATCGATGGAAAACGATTCGCCAACTGTCCGAAGCACGAAATCGTGGCCTTGACCGTAATTTATGGTAGAAAACAACTTACGAACTCCAACAGACCTCCAGTTGGTAAGTTTCGTCAACAAAATGCAGGGCAAACGTATGGCTTTTTCTTGTCGAAACAGATCCTCCGCTGGTTGATCAGCTTTTGCCGGATTTACCGGTTCAGCAGAACTTACCTGGAACATGCTTTTCGGGCCCAGGAACTGACAATCAATGCCCTGAGGCTGTGCTGTTGACTTGCGGCGACCTGATCTGGCGATATACTCGCCAGACCTGTCAGCCAGCTTACTTTGTGATTTGTGCCTCAAACGG is a window of Planctopirus limnophila DSM 3776 DNA encoding:
- the rpsU gene encoding 30S ribosomal protein S21; this translates as MVKLRLRENESINDAVKRFRKLVEHAGIKKEMRRREFYEKPSETKRRTRRRADRRAKLQRVMSS